The genome window AGTGGTTGTCCGGTGTCGACGGTTTGGCCTTCTTTGATGAGGATTTTCTTTACTACTCCGTCTTTTGGTGCTGGGATTTCGTTTTCCATTTTCATTGCCTCGAGGATGAGTAGTCCTTGGCCGGTTTTGACTTGATCGCCTTCTTTAACGAGTACTCTAAGAATTTTACCCGGCATTGGAGCAGTTACAACCCCCTCACCTGTTGGCGCTGGAGTCGGCGCTGCTGGCGCCGGAACAGGAGCGGGAGC of Thermococcus sp. LS1 contains these proteins:
- a CDS encoding biotin/lipoyl-containing protein — its product is APAPVPAPAAPTPAPTGEGVVTAPMPGKILRVLVKEGDQVKTGQGLLILEAMKMENEIPAPKDGVVKKILIKEGQTVDTGQPL